Proteins encoded together in one Posidoniimonas polymericola window:
- a CDS encoding MarR family winged helix-turn-helix transcriptional regulator, which yields MTGHHIALSLRSAYLTMHRQTQKLLSEFGFTPFQFVLLSTLVDGDEITQRELAVRAFSDANTVRASLLILERDGVIERRAGVGDRRTLTVGVTAKGRRVHSKLSAAVKPLQEMILSSIRPDRAELLVAELDSLVECLGR from the coding sequence ATGACCGGACATCACATCGCGCTGAGTTTGCGATCGGCGTACTTAACCATGCACCGGCAGACTCAAAAACTACTCTCCGAGTTTGGTTTCACGCCGTTCCAGTTTGTGTTGCTCTCCACGCTAGTGGACGGTGACGAGATAACGCAGCGGGAACTGGCCGTGCGGGCTTTCTCCGACGCGAACACCGTCAGGGCGTCGCTGCTTATCCTCGAACGCGACGGTGTCATTGAGCGAAGGGCAGGCGTCGGGGATCGAAGGACGCTAACGGTAGGGGTTACGGCCAAGGGGAGGCGAGTTCATTCGAAGCTGTCGGCCGCGGTGAAGCCTCTGCAGGAAATGATCCTATCTTCAATCCGCCCAGACCGAGCGGAGTTGTTGGTGGCCGAGTTAGATTCCCTGGTCGAGTGTCTGGGGCGGTAG
- a CDS encoding endo-1,4-beta-xylanase yields MAGKWGLYTARPQPGRLVAAAVLVILASHCPAAERAADQPTLKDTFADCFEVGAAVNRRIVGGPVGRFGFGRRGVDAVRRDRELVLRHFNSVSPENDLKWALVHPRPGADGYAWAPADAFVEFGERHGMSIIGHTLVWHSQTPDWVFRADAPRSNESRQGGGTRATREQLLERMREHIHTVVGRYKGRIKVWDVVNEAISDHGDYVLRDSPWRQIIGPDFVAKAFEYAHEADPDAVLRYNDYGLEGAAKRGKLISLIRTLQADGAPVMAIGTQAHLNVTSASFKSMDQSLSEIEALGLPIHVTELDINGARQGQRTTGADVSSNSAATAGGLVAEADRRLAEAYEGVFQALIEHRESLEVVTFWGANDANSWRSRGRPLLFDADSNPKPAFQKVILTAPQADSESGANEKGSSHED; encoded by the coding sequence ATGGCGGGTAAGTGGGGGTTGTACACGGCCCGGCCGCAGCCGGGCAGACTCGTTGCCGCCGCCGTGCTGGTGATTCTGGCGTCGCACTGCCCGGCGGCGGAGCGAGCAGCCGACCAGCCGACGCTCAAGGACACGTTCGCCGACTGCTTCGAGGTGGGCGCCGCCGTGAACCGGCGGATCGTGGGCGGGCCCGTGGGGCGATTCGGCTTTGGCCGCAGGGGTGTCGACGCGGTCCGACGCGACCGCGAACTGGTGTTGCGGCATTTCAACAGCGTCTCGCCCGAGAACGATCTCAAGTGGGCGTTGGTGCACCCGCGGCCTGGCGCCGACGGCTACGCCTGGGCGCCCGCCGACGCGTTCGTGGAGTTCGGCGAGCGTCACGGCATGTCGATCATTGGGCACACGCTCGTCTGGCACAGCCAAACGCCCGACTGGGTCTTCCGAGCGGACGCGCCGAGATCGAACGAGAGTCGGCAGGGCGGGGGGACCCGCGCGACGCGGGAGCAACTGCTGGAGCGTATGCGGGAGCACATCCACACCGTAGTGGGCCGCTACAAGGGAAGGATCAAGGTCTGGGACGTCGTCAACGAGGCGATCTCCGATCACGGCGACTACGTGCTGCGAGACTCGCCCTGGCGGCAGATCATCGGCCCCGACTTTGTCGCCAAGGCGTTCGAGTACGCCCACGAAGCGGACCCAGACGCCGTGCTCCGCTACAACGACTACGGCCTGGAAGGCGCGGCAAAACGCGGCAAACTTATTTCACTGATTCGAACGCTGCAGGCCGACGGCGCGCCGGTGATGGCGATCGGCACGCAGGCCCACCTGAACGTCACCTCTGCTAGTTTTAAAAGCATGGATCAGTCGCTCTCTGAGATAGAGGCGCTTGGGCTGCCGATCCATGTAACAGAGCTGGACATCAACGGCGCTCGGCAGGGACAGCGGACCACCGGCGCCGATGTCAGCAGCAACTCCGCAGCAACTGCAGGCGGTCTCGTCGCCGAGGCCGACCGGCGCCTTGCCGAGGCCTACGAGGGCGTGTTCCAAGCTCTTATCGAACACCGGGAATCGCTCGAGGTAGTCACTTTCTGGGGCGCGAATGACGCCAACTCATGGCGTTCGCGAGGTCGGCCGCTGCTCTTCGACGCGGACAGCAACCCCAAGCCCGCTTTCCAGAAGGTGATCCTAACCGCTCCGCAGGCTGATTCTGAGTCCGGAGCAAATGAGAAAGGAAGCAGTCATGAAGATTAG
- a CDS encoding Gfo/Idh/MocA family protein: protein MRTDKGLRPKPNRRTFLGATGALAAAPYFAWTQPAFANRASTDRPRIGCIGVGSMGTGDAQDHARFGDVVAVCDVDSHHCLRAKHHDGIGRGRADAYEDYRRVLDRDDVDVVSIVTPDHWHVKIAVEALLAGKHVFCQKPLTLTLEENRLIRAAFQAHPDLVFFIGTQQRSDRDRFLRAINMVQQGLLGRVTKITAGVDGSPTGGPFTPEIPPEQLDWYMWLGQAPLVDYMSRRCHYEFRWWYEYSGGKFTDWGAHHVDIALWAMGLDKQGTGPVEVDGTDAKHPVAMVDGYPTVDDCYNTSHDFNVISRFEDGLELHLTSRGRNGILFEGEKGRLFVNRGRISGEPIEQNWDDGKFGDEELQKLYRGKPFEGHKENFYRCIREGGTPVSDVYSHVQTMNVCHLSSIAARLGRKIAWDPVSEQVTGDHQAAAMMARKPRPGFEIPVV, encoded by the coding sequence ATGAGAACCGACAAAGGACTACGCCCTAAACCGAATCGCCGGACTTTCCTCGGCGCCACTGGCGCGCTCGCAGCCGCTCCCTACTTTGCCTGGACGCAACCCGCGTTCGCAAATCGTGCAAGCACCGACCGACCCCGTATTGGCTGCATCGGAGTCGGCAGCATGGGCACCGGAGATGCGCAAGATCACGCCAGGTTCGGCGATGTGGTGGCTGTATGTGATGTGGATTCTCACCACTGTCTGCGGGCCAAGCACCACGACGGAATAGGAAGGGGAAGGGCAGACGCGTACGAAGACTACCGACGCGTCTTGGACCGCGACGACGTGGACGTTGTGAGCATTGTCACGCCAGATCATTGGCACGTGAAGATTGCGGTCGAAGCCCTGCTGGCGGGCAAGCACGTTTTCTGCCAGAAGCCGCTGACGCTGACGCTCGAGGAGAACCGGCTGATACGGGCCGCCTTCCAGGCGCACCCCGACCTGGTGTTTTTCATCGGCACGCAGCAGCGAAGCGACCGCGATCGATTTCTGCGGGCTATCAACATGGTGCAGCAGGGGTTGCTGGGACGCGTCACGAAGATCACCGCGGGCGTTGACGGTAGCCCGACCGGCGGTCCGTTCACTCCAGAGATTCCTCCGGAGCAGCTCGACTGGTACATGTGGTTGGGGCAGGCGCCGCTGGTTGACTACATGAGCCGCCGATGCCACTACGAGTTCCGCTGGTGGTACGAGTACTCGGGCGGCAAGTTCACCGACTGGGGGGCGCACCATGTCGACATCGCACTCTGGGCGATGGGGTTGGATAAGCAGGGGACTGGGCCGGTCGAGGTGGACGGAACTGACGCCAAGCACCCGGTCGCCATGGTCGATGGCTATCCGACGGTGGACGACTGCTACAACACGTCACACGATTTCAACGTTATCAGCAGGTTCGAGGACGGTCTGGAGCTGCACCTGACGAGTCGTGGGAGGAACGGGATACTGTTTGAAGGAGAGAAGGGCCGCCTCTTCGTCAACCGCGGGAGGATCTCGGGGGAGCCTATTGAGCAGAACTGGGATGACGGCAAATTCGGCGACGAAGAGCTGCAGAAGCTTTACCGCGGCAAGCCGTTCGAAGGGCACAAAGAGAATTTCTACCGCTGCATTCGCGAAGGAGGCACGCCGGTATCGGACGTTTACTCTCATGTGCAGACGATGAATGTCTGCCATCTTTCCTCCATTGCCGCGCGACTCGGCCGCAAGATAGCTTGGGACCCAGTGAGCGAGCAGGTGACAGGCGACCACCAGGCCGCGGCGATGATGGCGCGCAAGCCGAGGCCGGGGTTTGAGATTCCTGTGGTCTAA
- a CDS encoding alpha/beta hydrolase-fold protein yields MRKEAVMKISRRACIVLLLVAATTSGSCVSAQTDLPVDDWEPASTNQPGKEFPKVNSEGRVMFRIRAPQAQSVTCSFRDSEEFKQDEEGFWTGYTRPLDEGFHYYTINIDGAEVPDPGSKYFFGAMRWGSGVEVPAHDRDFYAVKQTPHGQLREVLFYSESTETTRRAFVYTPPGYEQDTDKRYPVLYLQHGWGENEYGWGEQGHANLIMDNLIAEGEARPFIIVMTYGMTNEVRFGGLRSFSIEPFETVLVGELVPFIDANFRTLADQPNRAMAGLSMGGMETRLITLRNLDTFSHIGLFSGGSISMDDVENTEGFKEKVRLVFVSYGSREIDGGRTRRGGDPRADSEALEQAGLNSVFCVSPDTAHEWQSWRRSLRELAPLLFVDRTTPTN; encoded by the coding sequence ATGAGAAAGGAAGCAGTCATGAAGATTAGTCGAAGGGCATGCATCGTATTGCTGCTGGTCGCCGCCACCACATCAGGTTCCTGCGTCTCTGCCCAGACCGACCTACCGGTCGACGACTGGGAGCCCGCCTCGACGAATCAGCCCGGAAAGGAGTTTCCGAAGGTCAATTCCGAGGGCCGGGTGATGTTCCGTATTAGGGCGCCACAAGCCCAGAGCGTGACTTGCAGCTTCCGCGACTCCGAGGAATTCAAGCAGGATGAAGAGGGCTTCTGGACTGGGTACACCCGCCCACTCGACGAAGGGTTTCACTATTACACGATCAATATCGACGGGGCCGAGGTCCCTGATCCCGGCAGCAAGTATTTCTTCGGTGCGATGCGCTGGGGGAGCGGCGTCGAGGTCCCCGCCCACGATCGAGACTTCTACGCCGTGAAGCAAACGCCGCATGGGCAGCTCCGTGAAGTGCTCTTCTACTCGGAGAGCACTGAGACGACTCGGCGGGCTTTCGTTTACACGCCCCCCGGCTACGAGCAGGACACAGATAAACGCTACCCAGTGCTCTACCTGCAGCACGGCTGGGGAGAGAATGAGTACGGCTGGGGTGAACAGGGACACGCCAATTTGATCATGGATAACCTTATCGCCGAAGGAGAAGCGCGCCCATTCATCATTGTCATGACCTACGGGATGACTAACGAAGTCCGTTTCGGCGGTCTTAGAAGCTTCAGCATTGAGCCATTTGAGACGGTTCTTGTTGGGGAGCTGGTCCCCTTCATTGACGCTAACTTTCGAACGCTGGCGGACCAGCCGAATCGGGCGATGGCCGGGTTGTCGATGGGCGGTATGGAGACTCGACTGATCACCCTCCGCAACCTGGATACTTTCTCGCATATCGGTCTGTTCAGTGGCGGGTCGATTTCGATGGATGACGTAGAGAACACGGAGGGTTTCAAAGAGAAAGTCCGGCTCGTGTTCGTGAGCTACGGCAGCCGGGAGATTGATGGAGGCCGCACCCGGCGCGGAGGCGACCCCAGGGCAGATTCTGAGGCCCTCGAGCAAGCAGGCTTGAACAGCGTCTTCTGCGTTTCGCCTGACACCGCTCACGAGTGGCAGTCATGGCGTCGAAGCCTCCGAGAGCTTGCACCGCTACTATTCGTCGACCGAACCACCCCGACCAATTAG
- a CDS encoding non-reducing end alpha-L-arabinofuranosidase family hydrolase, whose product MRLPDSAIRGSAYCLLFAIAAFYPSVDLAQPVPVGEGGNASPAETAGFELPLRWKASGSLIEPVSDDTHQIVSVKDPTVVRYDGRWHVYATAYSTSAKTWSMVYLDFTDWSEAASAPLTHIDVNPGLRGYHCAPHLFYFAPQQKWYLVFQSQQPQYCTTDDPSKPESWTAPQNFFAKLPDSTPRLPIDYHVICDDTHAYLFFTGDNGRFYRCRTKLADFPNGMSAPEVAIDDSRDHLFEGSMTYKIKGVDRYLTIIEALSPARYYSAWTATDLNGEWTPLEGADSWESPFAGINNVAFEDGVEPWTRDISHGELLRDNYDQTPTVDPQNLRFLFQGRDPDSGGPYQLLPYRLGLLTQVSRGGEADRSAENNPEPQGPARRRGRGGFGGPIELRADDKPAFDDPPRDFMVARDDAPHGKLEMIEYDSKSVGATRKMNVYTPPGYSSDRRYPVLYLLHGIGGDETEWERFAHPNVILDNLIAEGKAAPMIVVMPNGRAQKNDRAEGNVMASAPAFAKFEADLQGDVIPTIESRYSVLADREHRALAGLSMGGGQSLNFGLGNLDTFAWVGGFSSAPNTKPPAELVPDPAAAREKLKLLWLSCGDQDGLIRVSQAVHRHLEEQGVPHIWHVDTHGHDPQHWSKSLYWFAQQVFQPTEQ is encoded by the coding sequence ATGAGATTGCCAGACTCGGCTATCAGGGGATCGGCGTACTGTCTCTTGTTCGCCATCGCCGCTTTCTACCCGTCGGTCGATCTGGCACAGCCGGTTCCAGTGGGAGAAGGCGGGAACGCTAGTCCCGCCGAGACCGCGGGTTTCGAGTTGCCGCTTAGGTGGAAGGCAAGCGGCTCGTTGATCGAGCCGGTCTCGGACGACACGCACCAGATCGTGTCGGTCAAGGACCCGACGGTCGTTCGGTACGACGGCCGGTGGCACGTGTACGCCACGGCGTATTCGACATCGGCCAAGACGTGGAGCATGGTGTACCTGGACTTCACGGACTGGTCCGAGGCGGCGTCGGCGCCGCTGACGCACATCGACGTGAACCCCGGCCTGCGCGGCTACCACTGTGCCCCGCACCTGTTCTACTTCGCTCCGCAGCAGAAGTGGTACCTCGTGTTCCAGTCGCAGCAACCGCAGTACTGCACAACCGACGATCCTTCCAAGCCGGAGAGCTGGACCGCTCCGCAGAACTTCTTCGCGAAGCTGCCCGACAGCACCCCAAGGCTTCCGATCGACTACCACGTTATCTGCGACGACACGCACGCCTACCTGTTTTTCACCGGCGACAACGGCCGCTTTTACCGCTGCCGCACCAAGCTCGCGGACTTCCCGAACGGGATGAGCGCCCCGGAGGTCGCCATCGACGACAGCCGGGACCACCTGTTCGAAGGGAGCATGACCTACAAGATCAAGGGCGTGGACCGGTATCTGACGATCATCGAGGCGCTCAGCCCCGCCAGGTACTACAGCGCGTGGACAGCAACGGACCTGAACGGCGAGTGGACCCCGCTCGAGGGCGCCGATTCGTGGGAGTCGCCATTCGCGGGCATCAACAATGTCGCGTTCGAAGACGGGGTCGAGCCCTGGACCCGCGACATCAGCCACGGCGAGCTTCTGCGTGACAACTACGACCAGACGCCGACGGTCGACCCACAGAACCTGCGTTTCCTGTTCCAGGGCCGCGACCCCGACAGCGGCGGGCCCTACCAGCTGCTGCCTTATCGCCTGGGGCTGCTGACGCAGGTATCGCGTGGGGGCGAGGCGGACCGCAGTGCCGAGAACAACCCTGAGCCCCAGGGCCCCGCCAGGCGCCGAGGCCGCGGAGGGTTCGGCGGCCCGATCGAGCTGCGGGCAGACGACAAGCCGGCTTTCGACGACCCGCCGCGCGACTTCATGGTCGCGCGCGACGACGCGCCACACGGCAAGCTTGAGATGATCGAGTACGACTCAAAGTCGGTGGGTGCGACGCGGAAGATGAATGTCTACACGCCCCCCGGCTACTCGTCGGACCGGCGTTACCCGGTCCTGTACTTGCTGCACGGCATCGGCGGCGACGAGACCGAGTGGGAGCGTTTCGCTCACCCGAACGTGATCCTCGACAACCTGATCGCGGAGGGGAAAGCCGCGCCGATGATCGTGGTGATGCCCAACGGCCGAGCCCAGAAGAACGACCGCGCAGAGGGCAACGTTATGGCCTCGGCGCCCGCGTTCGCGAAGTTCGAGGCCGATCTGCAGGGTGACGTCATACCCACCATCGAATCTCGCTACTCCGTGCTCGCCGACCGGGAGCACCGGGCGCTGGCCGGTCTGTCGATGGGGGGCGGCCAGTCGCTCAATTTTGGGCTGGGCAACCTCGATACGTTCGCTTGGGTCGGCGGCTTCTCATCTGCGCCCAACACCAAGCCGCCAGCCGAGCTGGTCCCGGACCCGGCCGCCGCCCGCGAGAAGCTCAAGCTCCTCTGGCTGAGCTGCGGCGATCAGGACGGCCTGATCCGGGTTAGCCAGGCGGTGCATCGGCATTTGGAAGAGCAGGGCGTGCCTCACATCTGGCACGTCGACACGCACGGCCACGACCCGCAGCACTGGAGCAAGAGCCTGTACTGGTTCGCACAGCAGGTTTTTCAGCCAACCGAGCAATAG